ctTACATCACGTAGTGGCATGCACCCAGTGTAAGGCAGTCAAGGCtcaaccacctcagccgaagggagctgtctgtcattctcatcatctgctggtccttatgctcctgctcctcctcctcgtcagtcattcaatcagcaatcgatcaccgaagcgattgccaagagacaacagtatgcgtgcactcatccaacggtgcagaagctgaatatgctcctggctaagttgctggtgctgcagtccctccctttccaagtagtggactctgcacatttcagagaactgatagcttgtgccgatgccaagatggagagtcccaagccgtcatttctttgccaaaaaagcagtaccaagccctgcacacacatgtagaacagaaggtgggccagtccttgagcctgttggtgtctgctaaagtgcccggcagcaccgacgtgtggagctgtaactacgatcagggacaatatatgtcctttacggaccactaggtgaatgtggttcctgtacAGTCAAACCAGAAACTTGgctaggtgacgccgcttccgcctccacgttgtcaagccgttggtcctgcaaaaatttccgcctctgcctcctcatcctctaccatatCCTCAgcatccactgcagggacaattcacagtgcccctccagcataccacatgtgcagggcatagcAGTgacacgctgttctgcacctcgtttgcctgggcaaactgagtcacacaggggaggaactgctctgtgtcctaaataaagaaatcaaattctgtctttctccacgacaactcaaaatctgaaccatggtgaacGACAACAgaaaagaacatggtgtcggcgctgtgtcaaggagggcttaaccatgagccctgcatggcacacatgttcaatctggttgtcaagcagttcctgaaatcttccacccatctgcaagacatcctaaaaatgtccaggaaactttgcatgcacttcagccactcgtaaagcacaccctccttgagctgcagtggcagaacggcacccccaacataggctgatatgcaaagtttccacccgttggaattccaccatcCATActgtatgttggaccgactatacgaacagaaaaaggccataaatgatttcttgacgatccaagcagacaggagtactcccctgtgtaacttcggttgtcagccagtggcagctcatgcgtgacaactgccgtttgctcaggccctttgaggaggccaatttttttgtcagtcgccaggactacgggatgaacaacgtcattccactgcttcatgtcctggaacagatgctggtaaatctggctggtcagggaactggagacgtggcacctagatctctcAGGCCACCTGGGTCCTATGGGAGCTaaactggagaaggaggaggaggacattggagcacaagcaatgtgtagcgaaatgggtggtttttctacacagttgacaggagaggaggagcaggagccaccagaggagctacagggcgatgaggaagacaaggcagaggacccagacacaccgtgtcagtatgcaatggagatggaggcagggagttcctccgagtcacttgcagaaATGGCCCAATgcctgctcacttgcttgtgtagtgacagctgaattgtcaccattcggcagagggatgacttctggctctccaccttgttgtacccttgctaccggtccaaaatgggggccttttttacacccgatgagaggaaggacaaactgaactactatagagacattgtatgtagtgagttggccgctgcctatcagTGCCATCattcatcctctcgcaggtctgcgctcacgttcctctgccatgtctTCTGTGGCAGAGTGAggagtaggagcagttccagctacatcagcagcaacttgagtctagattcACTGataagtagctttcttcacccgcataaaGACTAAACtactcactagtgttgatcacgaatattcgaatttagaatttttatcgcgaatataggtacttcgaaaattcgtgaatatttcgaatatagtgatatatattcgtaatttcgaatattattttatttttttttatcagtacacatgatttctccctgcttctagcttatgggccaatgagaaggctgcagtatatttgactttaggagtagtgttgtttgcaaattttcggaatgctaatttttattgcgaatttttcaacttattagactattagacaaagaagattatagcactatattagctaaattgctctatattagttttttttctgaatattcgctatattgctataacttcgttttttaatattcgtaatattctaaaacaagaatatatagcaatatagcgaatattcgaaaaaagaattaatatagagcaatttagctaatatagtgctataatcttctttgtctaatagttgtaatttttttctcatctgaagtccagattggaaaGAAAttacaactaaaaaaaaaaagattatagcactatattacctaaattgcttctatattcgtttttttcgaatattcgctatattgctatatattcttgttttagaatattgcgaatattcgaaaaaactgttatagcaatataccgaatattcgaagaaaaaaaaaaacaaatatagagcaatttagctaatatagtgctataatcttctttgtttaatagttgtaagttgaaaaatttgcaataaaaattatgaaaattcgcatattacacgatcattaacTTGCTGATTtttcgtagaatataacgaatatttgaatttgcaaatattcgacgaatattctacaaaatattcgccaaatatcgcaaattcgaatatgacccctgccgcttatcacaactactcaccagcagcagcaggtagacctggagaaggacctgaaccagcaggtggtggcatacttggacagcaccctgccaccccaccttgaagatccgctggactactgggcagccaaactgaacTTGTGtctgcaactggctgagtttgccctggaaaagctgtcctgcccccggccagtagtgtggcatcagagcagtgtGTTTAGTGTCACCCACCTccccagtctgtggtctcctgatgctgttgccacctccatactatgtcaccttgccactctgtggtctcctgatgctgcttccacctccactctatgtcaccttgccactctgtggtctcctgatactgctgccactgctgccacctccatactatgtcaccttgccactctgtggtcatcTGTTGCTGTTGCTAGCTCAAAAcgatgtctccttgccactctgtggcctcctgatgctgctgctgccgcttccatactgtcattgtgccactctgtgacctcctgatgctgctgccacctccacattgtcattgtgccaccctgtggcctcctcctgatgctgctgtcagcctcaacactatgttactttgccactctgtggtctcctgatgctgctgccaccaccacactatgtcaccttgccactctgtggtctcctgatgctgctgccacctccactctatgtcaccttgccactctgtggtctcctgatactgcttccactgctgccacctacatactatgtcaccttgccactctgtggtctcctgatgctgctgctacctcaaaactatgtctccttgccactctgtggcctcctgatgctgctgctgccacgtccatactgttattgtgccaccctgtggcctcctcctcatgctgctgccgccacctctacgctctgtcattgtgccactctgtgacctcctgatgctgctgccacctccacattgtcattgtgccaccctgtggcctcctactggtgctgctgctgctgccgccacctccacactgtcattgcatGACATGGTTCCTatgttgcatcagaattggctcatgatttggtagccaaaagcaggagtgggtacaaaacacagaagacatgcaaatattctattcacgtgccatctctgttttggatctattcctgtttttttgggcattagcaatactgatggattactgactaaatgctgaccgagtgaaggcggatgctccacagacaggatccgtttttggtggttgatgttctgacggatcagaggaagggcaaaatgatCAGTGACTGTCAACACAAACGTATTGcttacaccctctccactctgtcggggggctctacttgtataagcgtgtaatagaacaggttctgtagacatctatgtggattcTGCTgactgatggtgtaaaaggagtgcgcttcttcttgtcgctaacatagacctgtaaggctaagttcatacttgagatatttgttcagttttggcccagtaactgcccaaataagtgaagtatgcagtgattctaagagcgaactctgtcatctgcatgtcatactgactcacaatgtttcactataaaggctctctgcagccaggaaatagccgtttttaacacgatttgcctcaaataaattcggatcgaaccaaattatTTCGAAAAATTCTGCGAACCGgcagaattgaatttttgagaaattctctTATCTCTAATTATGATATTTATGtggtaatgtgattttttttttaaaggtaaaaGAAAAGGTATTCTTTATAAGGTGGGGGTTATTAGTTTTGTCCATTGTCCTTCACATTTAGACAATGTAATTAAACCCAACAAAGATCTTGGCAACAAAATATCCAGCCTTCCCGAACTTCACTCCTTTGACCATCTCTTGATGAGAAGAAGTTGGTTTATAAGAGACTTCTACCCCCTTATACCCTAATCTGGGACCTAACCAAATCAAATCATGATTTCCTAGGTGTCTGCAATAATTAATGTCactattttgcttgtcctctatAGGAGCCTCATCTTCCATggagaccttcattgcaaactccAACGTGAGCCATTCTCACACCACCTTCTTTCTCGTTGGGTTCTCTGGCATTACAGACCACCGGAACTTGTTAGTCCTTCCATTTCTTCTCACATACTCACACATACTGCTCAGTAATTGTATCATGATCTACAGGATCTTAGTGGATACTACTCTACAATCTCCTATGTATCTGCTCATCTGTCTCCTGTTTCTTGTCAATGTTTCCTGCACCACTACCTTCATGCCAAAGTTTCTTTTGGGTTTGGCTTTTGACCTAAACCATATCACCCTACATGGCTGTCTAGTGCAGATGTGGTTAATCTATGTCATCGTCACGTTTGAGTCCTCCGTCATCTTGATAATGGCTCTGGATAGATACATCGCCATCTGTAAACCTTTGCGCTACCATGACATCATGACCAGTCGGTTTCTAACCCAACTGATTTTGGCTGGTGTGGCAAGAAGTGTCCTGTTCATAACACCAATCATTTATCTCGACTCGAGGGTCAAGTTTTGTAAATCCAATATTATTCTTAATTTTGTTTGTGAGAACATGGCActcctgaaactgagctgcgggGACATCTCCAAAATCCAGGCCATAGGTCTGACCGTGAGGATGTTGATAACAGTGGTGGAAGGGAGTCTTCTTCTGATCTCATACCTCACCATCCTCCATACAGCTATGTTTGTCCTTAAACAGTCAATGGGCAAAGCCCTGAACACATGCAGCTCTCACATCATGGTGGCGTTAATGGTTTATGCCAGTAGCGTATTATCGGCACTCATATACCGACTAGAGACATCAGTCTCAGTAGATGTACAGAACCTAACCAGTGCAATCTACTTCCTTCTCCCTGCCACCATCAACCCAATTATCTATGGTGTAAGAGTCAACGAGATCCGGCTTAGCTTACAGAAAATGTTTGGGTACAAAATGGAGGAGACTGTCCAAACTACCAGGCAGGGTGAAAGGGGGCACAACAATAGCTAGGGGAACATTCAAAACACATGCTGCATCGTACAAGAATACTAAGTAGGATTACAATAGTTTATATTCATGTTACACTGAGTTATTTCAACATTCTCCATACTGCTTAAAGGAAATCTCCACTTTTTCTGATGTGTTATATGTATGCagtcagctcctgagctccctttagtggtggctgtatatatctgtatgtagaaatctcctgagctccctctagtggtggctgtatatatctgtatgcagtaatctcctgagctccctctagtggtggctgtatatatctgtatgtagtaatctcctgagctccctctagtgatggctgtatatatctgtatgtagaaatctcctgagctccctctagtggtggctgtatatatctgtatgtagtaatctcctgagctccctctagtggtggctgtatatatctgtatgcagtaatctaatgagctccctctagtggtggctgtatatatctgtatgtagtaatttcctgagctccctctagtggtggctgtatatatctgtaggtagtaatctcctgagctctctctagtggtgactgtatatatctgtatgtagtaatctcctgagctccctctagtggtttctgtatatatctgtatgtagtaatctcctgagctccctctagtggtggttgtatatatctgtatgcagtaatctcctgagctccctctagtggtggctgtatatatctgtatgcagtaatctcctgagctccctctagtggtggctgtatatatctgtatgcagtaatctcctgagctccctctagtggtgtctgtatatatctgtatgtagtaatctcctgagctccctctagtggtggttgtatatatatatatctgtatgtagtaatctcctgagcgccctctagtggtggttgtatatatctgtatgtagtaacctcatgagctccctctagtggtgccaatatatatctgtatgtagtaatctcctgagctccctctagtggtggctgtaggcagaCAGGATATATCATGTCATCATAtggatttggagctttgtatcagAAAAATCTCTCAAAAATATACTCATGTCTAAATGATAAATAGAAATGAGTGTAGTTTGGTAAAATTctattcagctgcttcgccaaattttacaaaaaaaatccactttgtgatgaattactttgtcacaaagcgcatttctttgtaagtagtggcttccgtcattgtacccctcagatgccgcgttcatacatgatgaACCTAAACAAAACAAGCTAAATGGAGTTCCAGTGTAAACATTCTTTTTAAAGGCATATTCTGTGTATTGAAATGTTCTACAATTTTCCATTATACTTTCTGTTATTCCATAGAAACTCTCATTGTTTACTCCTAAGGGAGAATAATCATTCAGACCTTCCACACACTGGCCCCAGGACGCCCTGAACAGAATCCTGTAGGAGGTATATAGAATGTGTATATCATTTGCTTATAATGCTGCATTAATAGGAAATAAATTGAAGCATCGTCATCCGTCTCAGTCCAGATTCTGTCACTAGGAATAACGCATAATAACGCTATAATATAGAGATACTGGATGACATGGTTATCAGAGGGAGAACCACAGGACAATCTGACGATATGAGCCATATAGCCTAAATAAAAGGTTTGCTTTACAGAATAAAACAGATTTATCTTCAATGTCATGAGGCCAGGTGTTATaaccagggacccccccccccccccccaacctttcTGGTGCCTCTCAAGAGAAGCAGCAAAGTAGCTCTTGAGGCTAATTATAGACACCTTTCTTCCTGCAGTCACCAGAAGGGGTGCTACTTACAGATTCATGCAACGCCCCCCTGATCTACAAACGTATGTATGCAGTGAGTGCCCTCTAGTGGCAACAACAGGCAGAATTTATCATGTGACCCAAGCTGTGAGGAGGGAAGCAAAGTCTTGAGATCCTAGTGAGATTAGTAAAGAATCTTGTAAATTATATGTTAATGACATCACTAATACTGAGACTCATCTAACCAGTGACAGATGAAGAACCAtatgagattacatcatcaccagTACTGAGACTCATCAGTGACAGGGAAAGATAAAGAACCTTGTGAGatgacatcaccagtactgaGACTTATCTACCTAGTGATAGAGGCAAATGAAGATCTGTAGGAGATGACATTACCAATACTGAGACTTATGTACCTAGTGATAGAGGCAGATGAAGATCTGTAGGAGATGACATCACCAGTACAGAGACTTATGTACCTAGTGATAGAGGCAGATGAAGATCTGTAGGAGATGACATCACCAGTACAGAGACTTATGTACCTAGTGATAGAGGCAGATGAAGATCTGTAGGAGATGACATCACCAGTACAGAGACTTATCTACCTAGTGATAGAGGCAGATGAAGATCTGTAGGAGATGACATCACCAATACTGAGACTTGTCTAGCCAATAGTAGAGACAGATTCAGATCCTCATGAGATTACAACACCAATACTGAGACTTATATAACCAACAGTAGAGACAGATTCAGATCCTCATGAGATTACAACACCAATACTGAGACTTATATAACCATTCACAGGGAGATGACATTACCACTGAAACTCATCTAACCATTAATAGTTTCAGATGAAGAACTTTGAAAGATACCAGTAGTTAGACTCATGTAATCAGTGATAGGGACAAATTAAGAACCAGGCTGAGATCACCAGAAATAGAGAGAAATGTAGAACCTTGTGAGatgacatcaccagtactgaGACTCATCTAACCAATGATAGGGACAGATAAACAACATTGTGAGATGTACTAAAACTTATCTAACCAGTGATAGAGACAAATGAAGAGCCATATGAGAATAAATCACCAGTATTGAGACTCATCTAATCAGTCATAGAGAGAGATGGAGAACCTTGTGAGTTGACatcatcactagagttgagcagacacctggatgtacgggttcaacgggttcggttGAACTTCACAAAACAGTTCGAGttctggacccgaacttgatcccgaacccgattgaagtcaatgaggacccggacattggagcactaaaatggctctaaaaaagtaatgaaaagggctagagggctgcatatgccagcaaaatgtggttaagagcatggcaagtgctctgcaaacaaatgtgaatagggaaatgacttcaaataacataaaatatgtcaaaataaaaaataataatcttgatctaggatggcgaagtccatatggagtaggaggttgaggagacggtggatgtggcggtgtaggtggaagcggcggtggaggaggaggccaacactgctttttggttttatttttatttatttattgttttgtttaaaatagggttcaccccaaaacattggaaatataacctgtgataaccccctccagccgtgataaaaaaaatgttcagacaatacactggctgcagggcaggccagcacctccaaggggtaaagggcaagctctggccatgtgcccaatttcgagacccagaaattgaagggggtagacccatcagtcattatgtgtaggcgtgtgcacacatactgctccaccatgttgcacgtccctgtgatgttcacgatccaattggatatctgctcaatcaactttcgatgttcttttcagcgcctaccatgttgatcacggttatcggcgaatcagggttccacgccggagagggaacgtgagaaagggagaccacatccaagagaggttaatggctgaaatgtgatcgagcggaaatgtgggacaagttgttaaagcggaaggatcgaatgaaaggaggtggcgccgcgtcaattaaagacgaattttagaaatttaagtcacctatgcagagcaggggttttacatctgcaaaaatgggttaatgtcacccaccaattgaacagacgattttacaaaaataggtccctgtcaactatgcagagctgtggtttgtatacggcaaaattggtaaaatgtcacccaccaattgaacagacgatttttttaaatttacgtcCCtgacacctatgcagagcaggggtttattcatggcaaaaatggtaaaatgtcacccaagaatgtaacagacgcttttgcaccctgctccttcgtttgctgtgctggtggctctgtgcgaccaccgcttcttcctccgaactacacaggtcactcacattaccttgattccatgtggggtctagtacctcatcatcctccacatcatcttccacccagtcttcacccctgccttccttgtcggtctgcagaaagccgcagcagttggcacttgtgttttgtcatcaaccgagacgtgctgcggtggtattcctatgtcatcacctgaaagataagtggttgggcatcagtgcactcaatctcttccacttctggggcagggctaggtggatggcccatggaaaccctgccagcagagacatcaaaaagcataacagactgctgcatgacttggggctcagactgcttggctgatttgcaagggggggaATGACAGacggacatcggctgcaggtgccaactgtggtctttcagcaggagactgggtgggagacaatgtgaaggaactgtagtaactgtcagcaacccaatctactatcgcctgtacttgttctggcctcacctgattcgtactgtcctaaatgcagtgtaggccgcaaatgtactttctagcacaTAAGATGAGCATTTGTTACCCAACAATATAACAGACGAAATAGTGAAATGCATTTCctttgtccactaggtagagcaggggtatatcacagtcaacaattggtgaatgtcacccaacaatttaACAGACAGATTAGTGAATTTTATTAACCTGtgcactaggtagagcaggggtatatcatagccaaaaattggggatgtgtaacccaacaatgtatcagagaaATTagagaaattacataaaataaaatac
This portion of the Bufo gargarizans isolate SCDJY-AF-19 chromosome 1, ASM1485885v1, whole genome shotgun sequence genome encodes:
- the LOC122926476 gene encoding olfactory receptor 52K1-like; its protein translation is METFIANSNVSHSHTTFFLVGFSGITDHRNLLVLPFLLTYSHILLSNCIMIYRILVDTTLQSPMYLLICLLFLVNVSCTTTFMPKFLLGLAFDLNHITLHGCLVQMWLIYVIVTFESSVILIMALDRYIAICKPLRYHDIMTSRFLTQLILAGVARSVLFITPIIYLDSRVKFCKSNIILNFVCENMALLKLSCGDISKIQAIGLTVRMLITVVEGSLLLISYLTILHTAMFVLKQSMGKALNTCSSHIMVALMVYASSVLSALIYRLETSVSVDVQNLTSAIYFLLPATINPIIYGVRVNEIRLSLQKMFGYKMEETVQTTRQGERGHNNS